In Cicer arietinum cultivar CDC Frontier isolate Library 1 chromosome 1, Cicar.CDCFrontier_v2.0, whole genome shotgun sequence, one DNA window encodes the following:
- the LOC101514192 gene encoding peroxidase 7-like, with translation MSNSYLQLLLVLVIYIISAISAQPHENYDDSVFTLQVPTLEETNLDNLLSFGYYHKSCPQFESILQNKVKEWIKKDYTLAASLLRLHFHDCSVRGCDGSILLKHEGSERTALPSKTLRGYEVIDDIKAEIERQCPKTVSCADILTTAARDATVELGGPYWPVPYGRKDGKVSVDKEAELVPIGHENITSLIEYFQSKGLTVLDLVVLSGAHTIGRTTCGSIQYRLYNYRGTGKPDPTIDPKYLNYLKRKCRWASEYVYLDAITPKTFDREYYLNLKKNMGLLSTDQLLYSDSRTSPFVSAFTTTPSLFQHQFAFSMSKFGVIDVLTDQDEDGEIRTNCNFVNDYSY, from the exons ATGTCTAATTCTTATCTCCAATTGCTACTTGTTTTGGTTATTTACATAATTTCAGCTATTTCAGCTCAACCACATGAAAACTATGATGATAGTGTGTTCACTCTACAAGTACCAACATTAGAGGAAACCAATTTGGATAATCTCTTATCCTTTGGTTACTACCATAAAAGTTGTCCTCAATTTGAATCCATCTTGCAAAACAAAGTCAAAGAATGGATTAAGAAGGATTACACTTTAGCAGCTAGTCTCTTAAGGTTGCACTTCCATGATTGCTCTGTTAGG gGATGTGATGGCTCCATTCTATTGAAACATGAAGGAAGTGAGAGAACAGCATTGCCAAGCAAGACATTGAGAGGTTATGAAGTGATTGATGATATAAAGGCAGAGATAGAGAGGCAATGTCCTAAGACAGTGTCTTGTGCTGACATTCTAACTACTGCTGCAAGGGATGCCACAGTTGAATTGGGTGGACCATATTGGCCAGTACCTTATGGAAGGAAAGATGGGAAAGTTTCTGTTGACAAGGAAGCTGAACTGGTTCCTATAGGTCATGAGAACATTACTTCATTGATTGAGTATTTTCAGTCCAAAGGCTTGACTGTTCTTGACTTAGTTGTTCTCTCAG gGGCACATACAATTGGAAGGACAACATGTGGGTCAATTCAATACAGGCTATACAACTACAGAGGAACAGGCAAACCAGACCCAACAATAGACCCAAAATACCTTAACTACTTGAAAAGGAAATGTAGATGGGCCTCAGAATATGTGTACCTTGATGCTATAACACCAAAAACCTTTGATAGAGAGTACTATCTAAACCTCAAAAAGAATATGGGCTTGTTATCAACAGATCAATTGTTATATTCTGATTCAAGGACTTCTCCATTTGTTTCAGCATTTACTACAACACCCTCTCTTTTTCAACACCAATTTGCTTTTTCAATGTCAAAGTTTGGTGTCATTGATGTTCTTACTGATCAAGATGAAGATGGAGAAATCAGGACCAACTGCAATTTTGTCAACGATTATTCTTACTag